From a single Solanum dulcamara chromosome 4, daSolDulc1.2, whole genome shotgun sequence genomic region:
- the LOC129886754 gene encoding serine/threonine-protein kinase D6PK-like has translation MERIPEFRESTRQFPIGAKVAHTFSISKKEVGIRGFRDFDLAVPIQTWKGKTSYQEEEEELMVDAGTIKRSDDSLEDSGSTSFHGASHPPEPVDTDLMRPVYVPIGQKKADGKCLVKNIPLKGPFLDDLSIRVPNVKPSPSLLSTAESLVEEPNDLGVISSPFTVPRPSQNTETSLPPDSEEKECIWDASLPPSGNVSPLSSIDSTGVVRSMSIVNSCTSTYRSDGLMSDGMLSVDRNYESTKGSIRGDSLESGKTSLSRASDSSGLSDDSNWSNITGSANKPHKGNDPRWKAILAIRARDGILGMSHFKLLKRLGCGDIGSVYLSELSGTRCFFAMKVMDKASLASRKKLTRAQTEREILQLLDHPFLPTLYTHFETDRFSCLVMEYCPGGDLHTLRQRQPGKHFSEYAARFYAAEVLLALEYLHMLGVVYRDLKPENVLVRDDGHIMLSDFDLSLRCVVSPTLIRTSSDDPSKRGAAFCVQPACIEPTTVCMQPACFLPRLFPQKSKKKSPKPRADSGFQANSMPELVAEPTSARSMSFVGTHEYLAPEIIKGEGHGSAVDWWTFGIFLHELLYGKTPFKGSGNRATLFNVVGQQLRFPDSPATSYASRDLIRGLLVKEPQNRLGVKRGATEIKQHPFFEGVNWALIRCSTPPEVPRPVEPEFPAKYGQVNPVGVGNTSKRVVGAEAKSGGKYLDFEFF, from the exons ATGGAAAGGATACCTGAATTTAGAGAATCAACTAGGCAGTTCCCTATAGGGGCTAAGGTGGCACATACTTTCTCAATCTCCAAGAAGGAGGTCGGTATTAGAGGCTTTCGAGATTTTGACTTGGCTGTTCCAATACAAACATGGAAAGGAAAGACTTCCTAtcaggaggaagaagaagaactcaTGGTCGATGCTGGTACAATCAAGCGTAGTGATGATTCACTTGAAGATAGTGGCTCTACATCATTTCATGGGGCGAGTCATCCTCCGGAACCTGTTGATACAGACCTAATGAGACCAGTGTATGTACCAATTGGTCAGAAGAAAGCCGATGGGAAATGCCTGGTGAAAAACATACCTTTGAAGGGTCCTTTCTTGGATGATCTTTCAATCCGGGTTCCAAATGTGAAACCAAGCCCATCCCTTCTTTCAACGGCAGAGAGCTTGGTTGAAGAGCCAAATGATCTAGGTGTAATCTCCTCTCCATTTACAGTTCCTCGTCCTTCTCAAAACACAGAAACAAGTCTGCCTCCTGATTCCGAAGAGAAAGAATGTATTTGGGATGCATCGCTGCCTCCAAGCGGAAACGTAAGTCCACTTAGTAGCATTGATAGTACTGGTGTAGTGAGATCTATGAGTATTGTCAACAGTTGCACAAGCACGTATAGGAGTGATGGACTTATGAGCGATGGCATGCTAAGTGTGGACAGAAACTATGAGAGCACAAAAGGGAGCATTCGAGGGGATTCACTCGAAAGTGGTAAAACTAGCCTTAGCAGAGCAAGTGACAGTAGTGGACTTAGTGATGATAGTAATTGGAGTAACATCACTGGCAGTGCCAATAAGCCTCACAAAGGAAATGATCCTAGATGGAAGGCTATTCTCGCGATTCGGGCACGTGATGGTATATTAGGCATGAGCCACTTTAAGTTACTCAAAAGACTTGGTTGTGGAGACATTGGAAGTGTTTATCTTTCTGAGCTCAGCGGGACTCGCTGTTTTTTTGCAATGAAAGTGATGGATAAGGCATCACTTGCAAGCAGGAAAAAATTGACCCGTGCTCAGACAGAAAGAGAAATCCTGCAGTTATTAGATCATCCATTCTTGCCAACATTGTACACTCATTTTGAGACCGATCGGTTCTCATGTTTGGTCATGGAATATTGTCCTGGAGGAGATCTGCATACGCTACGACAGCGACAACCTGGGAAGCATTTTTCAGAATATGCTGCAAG GTTTTATGCAGCAGAAGTTCTATTGGCACTTGAATATCTACATATGCTTGGTGTAGTGTACAGGGACTTAAAACCTGAAAATGTTCTTGTGCGTGACGACGGACACATTATGCTTTCAGATTTTGACCTCTCCCTAAGATGTGTAGTTTCACCTACGCTCATAAGGACCTCATCTGATGATCCTTCTAAACGTGGAGCTGCATTTTGTGTGCAGCCAGCCTGTATTGAGCCCACAACTGTATGCATGCAACCAGCATGCTTCCTTCCCCGTTTATTTCCTCAAAAGAGCAAGAAAAAATCACCCAAGCCTCGAGCTGATTCTGGGTTTCAAGCTAATTCAATGCCGGAGCTAGTTGCCGAACCTACTTCAGCACGGTCAATGTCATTTGTTGGGACTCATGAATACTTGGCCCCCGAGATTATCAAGGGAGAAGGCCATGGCAGTGCGGTTGACTGGTGGACATTTGGTATTTTCCTGCATGAACTACTATATGGAAAGACCCCCTTCAAGGGATCAGGAAACAGGGCAACTCTTTTCAACGTAGTCGGGCAACAGCTTAGATTTCCAGATTCTCCTGCAACCAGTTATGCTAGCCGCGATCTGATACGTGGTTTGCTCGTTAAAGAGCCTCAAAACCGTCTTGGCGTGAAACGAGGAGCAACTGAGATCAAGCAACATCCTTTCTTTGAAGGTGTTAATTGGGCTCTGATACGTTGCAGTACACCACCCGAAGTGCCAAGACCCGTGGAGCCTGAGTTCCCTGCGAAGTATGGGCAAGTGAACCCTGTTGGGGTTGGCAATAccagtaaaagagtggtaggggCAGAAGCTAAGTCGGGGGGTAAATATCTTGACTTTGAGTTCTTTTAG
- the LOC129884059 gene encoding uncharacterized protein LOC129884059, with protein MNKLKLVAIRKGFEFATKKSNKSLVSVACVEKSCKWRVRVIKYISSNAFRITKYEPNHSCDLRSISGRHMHASTNVIAEFIKERFREGKCPIPKEIMNIVSIELGCDVSYWTCWKAKQLAQNMIWGTPEHGYAALEAYQYEIEKANEDSFTALDVQDGRFLYFFVAYGPCIRGFKNIRNVLAMDGTFLTGQFGGVMLIASGQDSENQIYPIAWAVVNSENDLSWTWFFRQLLNVVPNTNELSIISDRNASIKKAIARVYDQAHHGVCIRHLGENIRTKFHAGSSILGLYYDASNAYRVEEFNEYLEEIRRKGYDNVIEYLKNDVGFERWSRVHFPGRRYDVMTSNIVESVNARLVIEREFPIVALFNAIQRMLCRWFHERRGLTLCTRYGQDARVNINGKICSCKVWDLQQLPCAHALATLKAQRLPDYGERVYNLCSPYYSAEFHWLAYSEIINPVPPEEQ; from the exons ATGAACAAACTGAAACTTGTCGCAATCAGAAAAGGTTTCGAGTTTGCTACAAAGAAGTCTAACAAATCATTGGTAAGTGTTGCATGTGTTGAAAAAAGCTGCAAGTGGAGGGTTCGTGTTATTAAGTATATTAGCTCAAATGCATTCCGTATCACAAAATATGAGCCTAATCACTCTTGTGACTTGAGATCTATATCTGGTAGACATATGCATGCTTCTACCAACGTTATTGCAGAATTTATCAAAGAGAGGTTTAGAGAAGGAAAATGTCCTATACCGAAGGAAATAATGAACATTGTGAGTATAGAGTTGGGATGTGATGTTAGTTACTGGACATGCTGGAAGGCCAAGCAACTTGcacaaaatatgatatggggAACACCGGAACACGGATACGCGGCATTGGAAGCATATCAGTACGAGATTGAAAAAGCAAATGAAGATAGCTTTACGGCTTTGGATGTTCAAGATGGcagatttttatatttttttgttgccTATGGGCCATGCATAAGAGGATTTAAGAACATAAGAAATGTCCTCGCTATGGATGGGACTTTTTTAACGGGCCAATTTGGTGGTGTAATGCTAATTGCAAGTGGACAGGATAGTGAAAATCAAATATATCCTATTGCTTGGGCTGTGGTTAACTCGGAGAATGATCTTTCTTGGACTTGGTTTTTTCGTCAATTACTCAATGTAGTGCCAAATACAAATGAGTTATCCATCATATCAGACAGAAATGCGAGCATAAAGAAAGCGATTGCTAGAGTTTACGATCAAGCTCATCACGGAGTATGTATCAGGCACCTTGGGGAAAATATTCGTACAAAATTCCATGCTGGTTCTTCAATCCTTGGTCTATACTATGACGCATCAAATGCGTATCGAGTCGAAGAGTTCAATGAGTATTTAGAAGAAATTCGACGCAAAGGTTATGATAATGTTATTGAATACCTCAAGAATGATGTTGGTTTCGAACGGTGGAGTAGAGTTCATTTTCCAGGAAGAAGGTATGATGTCATGACATCCAATATTGTAGAGTCTGTGAATGCCAGACTTGTAATTGAAAGAGAATTTCCCATCGTTGCTTTATTTAATGCAATTCAAAGGATGTTATGTCGATGGTTCCATGAGCGACGTGGTCTAACGTTGTGCACGA GGTATGGTCAGGACGCAAGAGTTAACATCAACGGCAAAATATGCTCCTGTAAAGTGTGGGATCTTCAGCAATTGCCTTGTGCCCATGCATTGGCAACGCTCAAAGCTCAGCGATTACCAGACTATGGTGAGAGAGTTTACAATCTATGTTCACCATATTATTCGGCAGAATTCCATTGGTTGGCTTATTCAGAGATTATAAACCCCGTTCCTCCAGAAGAGCAATGA